In Streptomyces sp. ML-6, the genomic stretch TCACCCGCCGCCGCGAGGAGACCGAGGACTCCCCGGACGACTGGCGCTGCTGGTTCCGCCTGGCCGTCGCGTACCAGGACGCCAGGGACACCCCTCGGGCCCGGAAGGCCATGCAGCGGGCGATCGCCCTGCACGCCGGATCCGCCGGGTCCGGTACGTCCTGACCGGGGCTCCGGGGCCGGTCGGGACGGCCCCGGGCCCGTCCGGGCCGGGCACCCGGAGAGCGGACGTGGCGAGCAGCCGCGGAAAAGACCGAAGCCGTCCGGCGAACAGCTCCCGGACGGCTTCGGCGTCGACACACCCTCGTGTCAGACCCGGCGGTACTCGTCCCCCCACGCCTCCAGGGTGTCCGCCGCCCGGTCGAACGCCTCGCCCCGGCTCAGGAAGTCCGCGTTGTTGTCGGTGAGCAGCGGCTCCATCGGCTCGCCCCCCTGACGCACGAGGACCAGCGCCTGGCCCTGCACCGTGCGCGGGAACCCGAGCCACCGCACCGGCTGCTGCACCGTGCGGATCTCGTCGATCCGGTTCCACGGCACGGTCGTGGTCGAGAGGAAACCCACCCGACGCACGCCGTGCCGACTGACCCAGGCGCCCATCCGGAGCAACCGCAGGGCACAGGCGATGATCGCGAGAGCCACCCCCAGGCACACGACGGTGCCCGACAGGGCCCCGGCGAACGCGATGATCATCCCGGCGAACAGCACGAAGGACGCGAGCAGCAACAGGCCCGCTCCGGCCGCGACCCGCCAGGGGCCGGGACGGTACGGGCGCCGCCAACTGTCGTGGTCGTCGAACGGAAGCGCGGTGTCCTCAGCGCTCGCGTCAAACGCGCGGTCGGCCGTCAGGAAGGGCAGGGGCACGACTGATCCTCACTCACAAGCACGCTCGATTGCTGTGCCCGGTGAGGCTACCGAGGAGGCCGTGCCCCGACCACTTCAGGGGGCCTGTACGGGTCAGCGCCCCTGGGAGGCCTCGGTCTGCTCGGCGTGCGAGGGGCTCTGGGTGGGGCTGAGCGCGGGCAGGCCGAGGATCAGCGAGCCCACGAGACCGGCGACGACCGTCAGCCCGACGAGGGACCGGCCGGCCAGCTGGGAGACGCTGGCGCGCTCCCGCGGGGGCGGGGTGACGTTGCTGCGGAATCGGTCGGCCTCGGCCACGAACGAGAACGGGACGGATTCACGCCGGCGGAACATGAGGAAGCTCTCCTTGAACTCTGTTTCGGATGCTGCTATTGAGTCAGACGTGCGAAGGGCTCGATCGGTGCCCCGAATCGCCGAATTCGTCGAAGAAATCCCCGGACGGACCTTCCGGTCCTGGTTGTCGGTGGCGGCCCGTAGAGTGGGCGCCGCCCGAGCGACGCAACTGGAAGGACCCCGCCGGTGACCGAGACCCCCGAGCCCGCAAAGCCCAGCTTCCGCAGCGATGTCACCGTCGAGCTGGTGAAACACGCGGCGGGCGACTCCGACGTCCTGTTCGCCGCCCGCGTGTCCACGGCCGGCGAGCAGTCCCTGGAGGAGGTCGCCAAGGACCCCGAGCGTTCCAAGGGCCTCATCAACTTCCTGATGCGCGACCGGCACGGCAGCCCGTTCGAGCACAACTCGATGACCTTCTTCATCAGCGCCCCGATCTTCGTGTTCCGCGAGTTCATGCGGCACCGCGTCGGCTGGTCGTACAACGAGGAGTCGGGCCGCTACCGGGAGCTCCAGCCGGTCTTCTACGTCCCGGACGCGTCCCGCAAGCTGGTCCAGCAGGGCCGCCCCGGCAAGTACGAGTTCGTCGAGGGCACCCCGGCCCAGCAGGAGCTCACCGGCCGCGTCATGGAGGACTCGTACCGCCGGGCGTACGAGGCGTACCAGGAAATGCTCGACGCGGGAGTGGCCCGTGAGGTGGCCCGCTCGGTGCTTCCCGTCGGCCTCTTCTCCTCGATGTACGCCACGTGCAACGCCCGCTCGCTGATGCACTTCCTCGGCCTGCGCACCCAGCACGAGCTGGCGAAGGTGCCGTCCTTCCCGCAGCGGGAGATCGAGATGGTCGGCCAGCAGATGGAGGAGCACTGGGCCCGGCTGATGCCGCTCACCCATGCAGCCTTCAACAAGAACGGACGCGTCGCCCCGTAAGCGGTGTCCGTATTGCGACGTTTCGTGAAGTTCATCTAGGCTGATCAAACGGACCCGGCACTGCCTGAACCCCCGAGCAGGCAGTGCCGGGCTCCTATCGCTTGTCCCCCCGAGGGGGCATTGGGCGCTGAGCAGCGAGTAGCGTGTTACCCATGGCTCCGATCTCCACTCCGCAGACCCCCTTCGGGAGGGTCCTCACCGCCATGGTCACGCCCTTCACGGCGGACGGCGCACTCGACCTCGACGGCGCCCAGCGGCTCGCCGCCCATCTGGTGGACGCAGGCAATGACGGCCTGATCATCAACGGCACCACCGGCGAGTCCCCGACCACCAGCGACGCGGAGAAAGACCAGCTCGTACGAGCGGTACTGGAAGCCGTGGGCGACCGGGCCCACATCGTCGCCGGCATCGGCACCAATGACACCCGGCACAGCGTCGAACTCGCCCGCGCGGCCGAACGCGCCGGCGCCCACGGCCTCCTCGCGGTGACGCCGTACTACAACAAGCCGCCGCAGGAGGGCCTCTTCCGCCACTTCACGGCCATCGCGGACGCCACTGGCCTGCCGGTGATGCTCTACGACATCCCCGGCCGCAGCGGTGTGCCGATCAACACCGAGACGATGGTCCGCCTCGCCGAGCACCCGCGCATCGTCGCCAACAAGGACGCCAAGGGCGACCTCGGCCGCGCGAGCTGGGCGATCTCCCGCTCCGGCCTCGCCTGGTACTCCGGCGACGACATGCTGAACCTGCCGCTGCTCTCGGTCGGCGCCGTCGGCTTCGTCTCCGTCGTCGGCCACGTCGTCACCCCCGACCTGCGCGCCCTCATCGAGGCGTACCTCGGCGGCGACGTCCAGAAGGCCACGGAGATCCACCAGAAGCTCCTGCCCGTCTTCACCGGCATGTTCCGCACCCAGGGCGTGATCACGACCAAGGCCGCGCTGGCCCTCCAGGGCCTCCCCGCCGGTCCGCTGCGCCTCCCCCTGGTCGAGCTCACCGAGCAGGAAACGGCCCAGCTCAAGATCGATCTCGCAGCCGGCGGGGTAGAGCTCTAAACACAGACTTCACAACTGAATACGCGAAGAACACTCGCAAGAGCGAAAAAACAAGAGCGAAAAACAGACAACAGCAAGTGCACGAATGACATGCGCGCCACGTGCCCAAGCGGTACGTGGCGCGCGTGGTAAGGAGAGTCTTTTGAGTCATCCGCACCCCGAACTCGGCACCCCGCCGAAGCTCCCGAAGGGCGGCCTCCGCGTCACCCCGCTCGGCGGCCTCGGCGAAATCGGCCGCAACATGACGGTCTTCGAATACGGCGGCCGCCTGCTCGTCGTCGACTGCGGAGTCCTCTTCCCCGAGGAGGAGCAGCCCGGGATCGACCTGATCCTGCCGGACTTCACCACGATCCGGGACCGTCTCGACGACATCGAGGGCATCGTCCTCACGCACGGCCACGAGGACCACATCGGTGGCGTCCCGTACCTGCTGCGCCTGAAGCCGGACATCCCTCTCATCGGCTCCAAGCTGACCCTCGCGCTGATCGAGGCGAAGCTCCAGGAGCACCGCATCCGCCCGTACACCCTCGAGGTCGAGGAGGGGCAGCGCGAGCGCATCGGCGTCTTCGACTGCGAATTCATCGCGGTCAACCACTCCATCCCGGACGCCCTCGCGGTCGCCATCCGCACCCCCGCGGGCCTGGCCGTCGCCACCGGCGACTTCAAGATGGACCAGCTCCCGCTGGACGGCCGCCTCACCGACCTGCACGCTTTCGCCCGGCTGAGCGAGGAGGGCATCGACCTTCTTCTCGCCGACTCGACGAACGCGGAGGTTCCCGGCTTCGTACCGCCCGAGCGGGACATCTCCAACGTCCTGCGCACGGTCTTCGCCCATGCGCAGAAGCGCATCATCGTGGCGAGCTTCGCCAGCCATGTGCACCGCATCCAGCAGATCCTCGACGCGGCGCACGAGTACGGCCGCCGGGTGGCCTTCGTCGGCCGGTCGATGGTCCGGAACATGGGCATCGCCCGCGATCTCGGCTATCTGAACGTTCCCGCGGGACTGATCGTCGATGTCAGGACCCTCGACGACCTGCCGGACGACGAGGTCGTGCTGGTCTGCACGGGCTCCCAGGGCGAGCCGATGGCGGCCCTGTCCCGCATGGCCAACCGTGACCACCAGATCCGGATCGTCCAGGGCGACACGGTGATCCTGGCGTCGTCCCTGATCCCGGGCAACGAGAACGCGGTCTACCGCGTGATCAACGGCCTGACCCGCTGGGGCGCCAACGTCGTCCACAAGGGCAACGCCAAGGTCCACGTCTCGGGCCACGCCTCGGCCGGCGAGCTGCTGTACTTCTACAACATCTGCAAGCCGAAGAACCTGATGCCGGTCCACGGCGAGTGGCGCCACCTGCGGGCCAACGCCGAACTGGGCGCGCTCACCGGTGTGCCGAAGGACCACATCGTCATCGCCGAGGACGGCGTCGTCGTCGACCTCGTCGACGGCCGGGCCAAGATCGTCGGCAAGGTCCAGGCGGGTTACGTCTACGTCGACGGCCTCTCGGTCGGCGATGTCACCGAGACCTCGCTCAAGGACCGCCGCATCCTCGGCGAAGAGGGCATCATCTCCGTCTTCATCGTGGTCGACAGCACCTCCGGCAAGATCACGGGCGGCCCGGACATCCACGCCCGCGGTTCCGGCATCGACGACTCGGCGTTCGTCTCCGTCGTGCCGAAGATCGAGGAGGCGATCAACAAGTCCGCCCAGGACGGTGTGCTGGAGCCCCACCAGGTCCAGCAGTTGGTCCGCCGCACGGTGGGCAAGTGGGTTTCCGACACCTACCGTCGACGCCCGATGATCCTTCCGGTCGTCGTCGAGGTCTGACCCACCGCCCGACCCGGGCAGCGTGAACTCCGGAGCGGGGCCCCCGATTTGCATCGGGGGCCCCGCTCCAGTACGTTTACGGCTCCACCTGACCGGGAAACGCCGCGCACAGCCATGTGCTGCGGGCGTGCCGGAGGGGCGGAAAATCCGACTCAGAACTTCTGATAAAGTCGGGCCCGCCGAAAGGCAAAAAGACCACTCCGGCGGTCGCCAGGAATTCGGAATCCGGTCCGGGAACGGAACGGAAAAAGAGTTCTGGTAGAGTCGGAACCGCCGGAAAGGGAGAACGCGGAAGCGGGAATCCCGGAAGGCGAATCCCGCTGACTGGGAATCGGGTCCGGAAGGGTCTGGTAGAGTCGGAGACGCAAGACCGGAGGGAAAAGCCCGGAGGAAAGCCTGCGAGGGTGAGTACGAAGGAAGCGTCCGTTCCTTGAGAACTCAACAGCGTGCCAAAAGTCAACGCCAGATATGTTGATACCCCGGCCTGCCTAGCAGGTTGGAGGTTCCTTTGAAAGTCCTGCGGGATCCTTCGGGTTCCGGCGGGCAATTGCACAGCGAGGACGCTGTGGACGACCGGTCCTATTCCGACCGGTGGTCCCGCTCTCGTGTCGTGTTGTCCCGATCACGGGAAAACATTCACGGAGAGTTTGATCCTGGCTCAGGACGAACGCTGGCGGCGTGCTTAACACATGCAAGTCGAACGATGAAGCCGCTTCGGCGGTGGATTAGTGGCGAACGGGTGAGTAACACG encodes the following:
- the thyX gene encoding FAD-dependent thymidylate synthase; this encodes MTETPEPAKPSFRSDVTVELVKHAAGDSDVLFAARVSTAGEQSLEEVAKDPERSKGLINFLMRDRHGSPFEHNSMTFFISAPIFVFREFMRHRVGWSYNEESGRYRELQPVFYVPDASRKLVQQGRPGKYEFVEGTPAQQELTGRVMEDSYRRAYEAYQEMLDAGVAREVARSVLPVGLFSSMYATCNARSLMHFLGLRTQHELAKVPSFPQREIEMVGQQMEEHWARLMPLTHAAFNKNGRVAP
- the dapA gene encoding 4-hydroxy-tetrahydrodipicolinate synthase, with product MAPISTPQTPFGRVLTAMVTPFTADGALDLDGAQRLAAHLVDAGNDGLIINGTTGESPTTSDAEKDQLVRAVLEAVGDRAHIVAGIGTNDTRHSVELARAAERAGAHGLLAVTPYYNKPPQEGLFRHFTAIADATGLPVMLYDIPGRSGVPINTETMVRLAEHPRIVANKDAKGDLGRASWAISRSGLAWYSGDDMLNLPLLSVGAVGFVSVVGHVVTPDLRALIEAYLGGDVQKATEIHQKLLPVFTGMFRTQGVITTKAALALQGLPAGPLRLPLVELTEQETAQLKIDLAAGGVEL
- a CDS encoding ribonuclease J, with product MSHPHPELGTPPKLPKGGLRVTPLGGLGEIGRNMTVFEYGGRLLVVDCGVLFPEEEQPGIDLILPDFTTIRDRLDDIEGIVLTHGHEDHIGGVPYLLRLKPDIPLIGSKLTLALIEAKLQEHRIRPYTLEVEEGQRERIGVFDCEFIAVNHSIPDALAVAIRTPAGLAVATGDFKMDQLPLDGRLTDLHAFARLSEEGIDLLLADSTNAEVPGFVPPERDISNVLRTVFAHAQKRIIVASFASHVHRIQQILDAAHEYGRRVAFVGRSMVRNMGIARDLGYLNVPAGLIVDVRTLDDLPDDEVVLVCTGSQGEPMAALSRMANRDHQIRIVQGDTVILASSLIPGNENAVYRVINGLTRWGANVVHKGNAKVHVSGHASAGELLYFYNICKPKNLMPVHGEWRHLRANAELGALTGVPKDHIVIAEDGVVVDLVDGRAKIVGKVQAGYVYVDGLSVGDVTETSLKDRRILGEEGIISVFIVVDSTSGKITGGPDIHARGSGIDDSAFVSVVPKIEEAINKSAQDGVLEPHQVQQLVRRTVGKWVSDTYRRRPMILPVVVEV